A genomic window from Micromonospora ferruginea includes:
- a CDS encoding osmoprotectant NAGGN system M42 family peptidase, translating into MTARKPEPLKLDLEYLRQVLVELLEIPSPSGRTDHIQQYVGERLSALGISSTLTRRGALSASLPGPRATGADRAVVVHTDTIGGMVKRLKENGRLEINPIGTHSARFAEGAHVRIFTDDLDRVVTGQVLPLKASGHRYNEAVDLQGVGWELVEVRVDEPVTDEAGLRALGIDAGDFVALLPNPSITPSGYVKSRHLDDKAGVAAVLTAFKAMVDAGVTPAVTAHLLVTVTEEIGHGASHGLDPDVAEIVSVDAAVVAPGQQSRENAATLAMGDGVGPFDYHLTRNLAAIAKEHGVDLVRDVFDYYRSDAASAVEAGAHARVALLGFGVDATHGHERTHLDGLHQLTQLLCLYLQSPLVFPEWDAEPEGDLADFPSLAVQPAHEDGPREGPIGLD; encoded by the coding sequence ATGACCGCACGGAAACCCGAACCGCTCAAGCTCGACCTCGAATACCTGCGCCAGGTGCTGGTGGAACTGCTGGAGATCCCCAGCCCGTCCGGGCGTACCGACCACATCCAGCAGTACGTGGGCGAACGGCTCTCCGCGCTCGGGATCAGCTCCACGCTGACCCGGCGCGGGGCGCTGAGCGCCAGCCTGCCCGGGCCCCGGGCCACCGGCGCGGACCGCGCGGTCGTGGTGCACACCGACACCATCGGCGGCATGGTGAAGCGGCTCAAGGAGAACGGCCGGCTGGAGATCAACCCGATCGGCACGCACAGCGCCCGCTTCGCCGAGGGCGCCCACGTGCGGATCTTCACCGACGACCTGGACCGGGTGGTCACCGGCCAGGTGCTGCCGCTGAAGGCGAGCGGGCACCGCTACAACGAGGCGGTCGACCTCCAGGGCGTCGGCTGGGAGCTGGTCGAGGTCCGGGTCGACGAGCCGGTGACCGACGAGGCCGGCCTGCGGGCACTCGGCATCGACGCCGGCGACTTCGTCGCGCTGCTGCCCAACCCGTCGATCACCCCCAGCGGGTACGTGAAGTCCCGGCACCTGGACGACAAGGCCGGCGTGGCCGCCGTGCTGACCGCGTTCAAGGCCATGGTCGACGCCGGCGTCACCCCGGCGGTCACCGCGCACCTGCTGGTCACCGTCACCGAGGAGATCGGCCACGGCGCCAGCCACGGGCTCGACCCGGACGTGGCGGAGATCGTCTCGGTGGACGCGGCGGTGGTCGCGCCCGGCCAGCAGTCCCGGGAGAACGCGGCCACGCTGGCCATGGGCGACGGCGTCGGCCCGTTCGACTACCACCTGACCCGCAACCTGGCCGCGATCGCCAAGGAACACGGCGTCGACCTGGTCCGGGACGTGTTCGACTACTACCGCTCGGACGCGGCGTCGGCGGTCGAGGCCGGGGCGCACGCCCGGGTGGCGCTGCTCGGCTTCGGCGTGGACGCCACCCACGGCCACGAGCGCACCCACCTGGACGGCCTGCACCAGCTCACCCAACTGCTCTGCCTCTATCTGCAGAGCCCGCTGGTCTTCCCCGAGTGGGACGCCGAGCCGGAGGGCGACCTGGCCGACTTCCCGTCGCTGGCGGTGCAGCCGGCCCACGAGGACGGCCCGCGCGAGGGCCCGATCGGGCTGGACTGA
- a CDS encoding ribonuclease Z, with amino-acid sequence MSMRELVVLGTASQAPTRARNHNGYLLRWDDEVILFDPGEGSQRQMLHTGVTATDLTRICVTHFHGDHCLGLPGMIQRLSLDRVPHPVAVHFPAGGAEYFARLRHASSFYETAELTVKPIDADGQRITLGVGTLEARRLRHPVETYGYRLVEPDGRRLLPERLSAYGIAGPAVGRLLREGHLDLDGRRVDSDEVSVVRPGQRFAFVMDTGLCDGVYALADHADLLVIESTFLASEAALAAEVGHLTAGQAARVAAESGVRTLVLTHFSQRYADPRRFHDEAREHFTGELVIAEDLQTVPVPPRRVPSPE; translated from the coding sequence GTGTCGATGCGGGAGCTCGTCGTGCTCGGTACGGCCAGCCAGGCCCCGACCCGGGCGCGCAACCACAACGGCTACCTGCTGCGCTGGGACGACGAGGTGATCCTCTTCGACCCGGGCGAGGGCAGCCAGCGCCAGATGCTGCACACCGGCGTGACCGCCACCGACCTGACCCGGATCTGCGTCACCCACTTCCACGGCGACCACTGCCTCGGGCTGCCCGGCATGATCCAGCGGCTCTCCCTGGACCGGGTGCCGCACCCGGTGGCCGTGCACTTCCCCGCCGGCGGCGCCGAATACTTCGCCCGGCTGCGCCACGCCTCCAGCTTCTACGAGACCGCCGAGCTGACCGTCAAGCCGATCGACGCCGACGGGCAGCGGATCACGCTTGGCGTCGGCACGCTGGAGGCCCGCCGGCTGCGGCACCCCGTCGAGACGTACGGCTACCGGCTCGTCGAGCCGGACGGCCGCCGGCTGCTCCCGGAGCGGCTGTCCGCGTACGGCATCGCCGGTCCGGCGGTGGGGCGGCTGCTCCGCGAGGGCCACCTGGACCTCGACGGGCGCCGCGTCGACTCCGACGAGGTGAGCGTCGTCCGACCGGGGCAGCGGTTCGCCTTCGTGATGGACACCGGGCTCTGCGACGGCGTGTACGCGCTGGCCGACCACGCCGACCTGCTCGTCATCGAGTCGACGTTCCTGGCGTCGGAGGCCGCGCTCGCCGCCGAGGTCGGCCACCTCACCGCCGGCCAGGCCGCGCGGGTGGCGGCCGAGTCGGGGGTACGCACGCTCGTGCTCACCCACTTCTCCCAGCGGTACGCCGACCCGCGCCGGTTCCACGACGAGGCCCGGGAACACTTCACCGGCGAACTGGTGATCGCCGAGGATCTCCAGACGGTGCCGGTGCCGCCCCGGCGGGTACCGTCGCCGGAGTGA
- a CDS encoding GNAT family N-acetyltransferase yields the protein MTVSLRPATESDLMAVGALHQRSRVAAYSSFLPPEALADPNEEAMGRYWVERLTWEAADHRMTVAERDGRLVGFSYLGPDDEGDPATGLLNAIHLEPDERGRGTGRALMVDALAAMRDRGWTRAALWVLRDNAAGRRFYERGGWQATGLRRTDRIGTVRVHQLRYTRGV from the coding sequence GTGACCGTCTCCCTACGCCCCGCGACCGAGTCCGACCTGATGGCGGTCGGCGCCCTGCACCAGCGTTCCCGGGTGGCGGCGTACTCGTCGTTCCTGCCGCCGGAGGCGCTGGCCGACCCCAACGAAGAGGCGATGGGCCGCTACTGGGTGGAGCGGCTGACCTGGGAGGCCGCCGACCACCGGATGACGGTGGCCGAGCGGGACGGGCGGCTGGTCGGCTTCAGCTATCTCGGGCCGGACGACGAGGGCGACCCGGCGACCGGCCTGCTCAACGCCATCCACCTGGAGCCGGACGAGCGGGGTCGGGGCACCGGCCGGGCGTTGATGGTGGACGCGCTGGCCGCGATGCGGGACCGGGGCTGGACCCGGGCGGCGCTGTGGGTGCTGCGGGACAACGCCGCCGGGCGGCGCTTCTACGAGCGCGGCGGCTGGCAGGCGACCGGGCTGCGCCGCACCGACCGCATCGGCACCGTCCGCGTCCACCAGCTCCGCTACACGCGTGGCGTGTAA
- a CDS encoding S1C family serine protease: MTVRRFRVAGDMDTEDTGRADDAALDAYSRVVTGVAAKVLPAVAALAVRTPRGAGAGSAVVIDPDGLLLTSAHVVQGASGGVAAFGDGTETRFRVVGADPLSDLAVLRAEEAGVPPVELGDADRLRIGQLVVAVGNPMGLAGSVTAGVVSGLGRSLPARDGRLVRLIEDVIQTDAALNPGNSGGALADSAGRVVGVNTAVAGYGLGLAVPVNRTTRQIVADLTAQGRVRRAWLGVAGAPVPLPPEVTARTGQRRGLRVVEVVPGSPAGVAGIYLGDVIVSAGGRPVQDGQSLQRLMLGPAIGVRLPVTLLRKGAYVDVVAVPTELGTR, from the coding sequence ATGACCGTCCGCCGGTTCCGCGTTGCGGGCGACATGGACACCGAGGACACCGGGCGGGCCGACGACGCCGCGCTCGACGCGTACTCCCGGGTGGTGACCGGCGTGGCGGCGAAGGTGCTGCCCGCGGTCGCGGCCCTGGCGGTGCGGACGCCGCGCGGCGCGGGCGCCGGGTCGGCGGTGGTGATCGACCCGGACGGGTTGCTGCTGACCAGTGCACACGTCGTGCAGGGCGCGAGCGGCGGCGTGGCCGCCTTCGGCGACGGCACCGAGACCCGGTTCCGGGTGGTCGGTGCGGACCCGCTGTCGGACCTGGCCGTGCTGCGCGCCGAGGAGGCCGGCGTGCCGCCGGTCGAGCTGGGCGACGCCGACCGGCTGCGGATCGGGCAACTGGTGGTCGCGGTCGGCAACCCGATGGGGCTCGCCGGGTCGGTCACCGCCGGCGTGGTCTCCGGGCTGGGCCGGTCGCTGCCCGCCCGCGACGGGCGGCTGGTCCGGCTGATCGAGGACGTCATCCAGACCGACGCCGCGCTCAACCCGGGCAACTCGGGCGGGGCGCTCGCCGACTCCGCCGGCCGCGTCGTGGGCGTGAACACCGCGGTCGCCGGGTACGGGCTGGGGCTGGCCGTGCCGGTCAACCGGACCACCCGGCAGATCGTCGCCGACCTGACCGCGCAGGGGCGGGTGCGTCGGGCCTGGCTGGGGGTGGCCGGCGCGCCGGTGCCGCTGCCGCCGGAGGTGACCGCGCGGACCGGCCAGCGGCGCGGGCTGCGGGTGGTCGAGGTGGTGCCGGGCAGCCCGGCCGGGGTGGCCGGTATCTACCTCGGCGACGTGATCGTCTCGGCGGGCGGGCGACCGGTGCAGGACGGGCAGAGCCTGCAACGGCTCATGCTCGGACCGGCCATCGGCGTCCGGCTGCCGGTCACCCTGCTGCGCAAGGGGGCGTACGTCGACGTGGTGGCGGTCCCCACCGAGCTGGGCACCCGGTGA